From Azospirillum humicireducens, a single genomic window includes:
- a CDS encoding amidase encodes MQHPTSTVQWRDGLDLAERIRRGDLTPLEALDDALSRLDRVNPTLNALVEPLFETARDAARNQERGAGPFAGVPTFVKDLFLPVAGARMTNGSRLFEKATGPLDSDLVRRLRKAGAIIAGTTTSPEFGTSYSTESQLFGATRNPWSPAHSPGGSSGGAAALVAARVVPFAQGNDGGGSLRVPASCCGVFGLKPTRGRVPNGPLIGEGWAGMGIGHAITLSVRDSAALLDATAGAAPGDPYAAPAQEGRFLDAVARPPGSLRIGLVRSLAPWPTHPDCLAAVDHSVRLCESLGHRVEEIELPVSAPEFYDSVFTIIGAQTRNLLNMVGAMSGRPADESVLEPRTRILLRAKGEVSGAAYAAAVDSIHMLGRRMAALFTGFDLLLTPTLAKPPVVIGALDMEDSQTLDELIDLFHSYSPFTALFNATGQPAMSVPLFWSGDGLPVGSHFVAPFGGESLLFSLAGQLEAAQPWNGRVPRINAL; translated from the coding sequence ATGCAACACCCGACATCGACCGTTCAGTGGCGGGACGGGCTCGATCTGGCGGAGAGGATCCGCCGGGGTGACCTCACGCCGCTTGAGGCGCTGGATGACGCCCTGTCGCGGCTGGATCGGGTCAACCCGACGCTGAACGCCCTCGTAGAGCCGCTGTTCGAGACGGCGCGCGACGCCGCCCGCAACCAGGAACGCGGCGCCGGCCCCTTTGCCGGGGTGCCGACCTTCGTCAAGGATCTGTTCCTGCCCGTTGCGGGCGCCCGCATGACCAACGGCTCGCGCCTGTTCGAGAAGGCGACCGGCCCGCTCGATTCCGATCTCGTCCGCAGACTGCGCAAGGCAGGGGCGATCATCGCCGGGACCACCACCTCGCCGGAGTTCGGCACCTCCTACAGCACCGAATCCCAGCTGTTTGGCGCCACCCGCAATCCCTGGTCGCCCGCCCATTCCCCCGGCGGGTCGAGCGGCGGTGCGGCAGCGCTGGTCGCGGCGCGGGTGGTCCCCTTCGCCCAGGGCAACGACGGCGGCGGCTCGCTGCGGGTTCCGGCCTCCTGCTGCGGTGTGTTCGGCCTGAAGCCGACGCGCGGCCGCGTTCCGAACGGCCCTCTGATCGGCGAAGGCTGGGCCGGCATGGGCATCGGGCACGCCATCACCCTGTCGGTGCGCGACAGCGCCGCCCTGCTCGACGCCACCGCCGGCGCCGCTCCGGGCGATCCCTATGCGGCTCCGGCGCAGGAGGGCCGGTTCCTGGATGCCGTGGCACGGCCGCCGGGTTCGCTGCGCATCGGGCTGGTGCGGTCTCTGGCGCCGTGGCCGACCCATCCCGACTGCCTCGCCGCGGTCGACCATTCCGTCCGCCTGTGCGAAAGCCTCGGCCATCGGGTGGAGGAGATCGAACTGCCGGTCAGCGCCCCGGAGTTCTACGACAGCGTCTTCACCATCATCGGTGCCCAGACCCGCAACCTGCTCAACATGGTCGGCGCCATGTCGGGGCGTCCGGCCGATGAATCGGTGCTGGAGCCGCGCACCCGCATCCTGCTGCGTGCCAAGGGTGAGGTCAGCGGCGCCGCCTATGCCGCCGCGGTTGACTCGATCCACATGTTGGGGCGGCGCATGGCCGCGCTGTTCACCGGTTTCGACCTGCTGCTGACGCCGACGCTGGCCAAGCCGCCGGTCGTTATCGGCGCCTTGGACATGGAGGATTCCCAGACGCTCGACGAGTTGATCGACCTGTTCCACAGCTACTCGCCCTTCACGGCGCTGTTCAACGCGACGGGCCAGCCGGCAATGTCGGTGCCCCTCTTCTGGTCGGGGGACGGCCTGCCGGTCGGCTCGCATTTCGTGGCGCCCTTCGGCGGGGAAAGCCTGCTGTTCTCGCTGGCCGGCCAGTTGGAAGCCGCCCAGCCCTGGAACGGCCGGGTGCCGCGCATCAACGCGCTCTGA
- a CDS encoding MFS transporter yields MTEPSFLPSAPPRLATARQGAVILLGSSLTIVGAVMVAPVLPKLAAEFGPSAPHADALIPLVVAGPALAIALFAPVAGWLADRFGRKPMLILGTLLYALLGAAPSQLNDLSLILLSRLLFGCAEAMVMTCCTILVGDYWSGAERSRYIGRQVVTIGVVGSLFFVIGGAAGESSWRTPFLLYLLPLLLLPAMAMVLWEPVRTPRSERPRAAFDRDNRRRMAVACLLVFAGMLGANIVPVQAPGIIAALGVTSSTLIGLAAGLGLLSSLFGSVIWPGLRRLLGTRMVNALLLALMAVGLWLLVHAGTYEMALVAVAIGGTGVGLLVPNALAPLLEHLPEAARARGVGGFTSCLYLGQFGSPIVIVAIATLVQGDAQGVPAAIGVFSLALLALAGVWLVIGLRRQVPASEAGSA; encoded by the coding sequence ATGACCGAACCCTCATTCCTTCCATCGGCACCGCCACGCCTTGCCACGGCGCGCCAGGGCGCGGTGATTCTGCTGGGCAGCAGCCTGACCATCGTCGGCGCGGTGATGGTGGCGCCGGTGCTGCCCAAGCTCGCCGCCGAATTCGGCCCGAGCGCCCCGCATGCCGATGCCCTGATCCCGCTGGTGGTCGCCGGGCCGGCGCTCGCCATCGCGCTGTTCGCACCGGTCGCCGGCTGGTTGGCCGACCGCTTCGGGCGAAAGCCGATGCTGATCCTGGGGACGCTGCTCTACGCCCTGCTGGGTGCCGCCCCCAGCCAGTTGAACGACCTTTCGCTCATCCTGCTTTCCCGCCTGTTGTTCGGCTGTGCCGAAGCGATGGTGATGACCTGCTGCACCATCCTGGTCGGCGATTACTGGAGCGGCGCCGAACGCTCGCGCTACATCGGCCGGCAGGTGGTGACGATCGGCGTGGTCGGGTCGCTGTTCTTCGTGATCGGCGGGGCCGCCGGCGAGAGCTCGTGGCGCACGCCCTTCCTGCTCTATCTGCTGCCGCTGCTGCTGCTGCCGGCCATGGCCATGGTGCTGTGGGAACCGGTCCGCACCCCGCGGTCCGAACGGCCCAGGGCGGCCTTCGACCGGGACAACCGGCGCCGGATGGCCGTGGCCTGCCTGCTGGTGTTCGCCGGCATGCTCGGCGCCAACATCGTGCCGGTGCAGGCACCCGGCATCATCGCCGCCCTGGGCGTCACCTCCTCCACCCTGATCGGCCTGGCGGCCGGGCTGGGGCTGCTGTCATCGCTGTTCGGTTCCGTCATCTGGCCTGGCCTGCGCCGTCTGCTCGGCACCCGGATGGTCAATGCGCTATTGCTGGCGCTGATGGCGGTGGGGCTGTGGCTGCTTGTCCATGCCGGCACTTACGAGATGGCTCTGGTGGCGGTCGCCATCGGCGGGACCGGCGTCGGCCTGCTGGTGCCCAATGCGCTGGCCCCGCTGCTGGAGCATCTGCCGGAGGCTGCCCGCGCCCGCGGCGTCGGCGGTTTCACCTCCTGCCTCTATCTGGGCCAGTTCGGCAGCCCGATCGTGATTGTGGCCATCGCCACCCTTGTGCAGGGCGATGCCCAGGGGGTTCCGGCTGCGATCGGCGTGTTCAGCCTAGCCCTCCTGGCGCTGGCCGGCGTCTGGCTGGTCATCGGGCTTCGCCGCCAAGTCCCTGCCAGCGAGGCCGGATCGGCCTGA
- a CDS encoding SphA family protein: protein MSNLKSMRRFWSPVALAIAVSIAVWAGLTASPALATENGAPTTPFGVFEFGAGILPPPTPYGTLGLRTNYYSASSVKDGAGNTRLSDFNMHVLSLAAAYIKMTETQFLGANVGFGGVVPFLDMGGHLTVPTPGGPLTLESQTFKLGDIQLYPLMLQWRSKSLFVNAVAQIQAPTGSYDANRLFNPGSNHWSFAPVVGVTYITEGGFELSSNFELDINTVNHKTDYRSGMEFKHEFAVGQHFGPVVAGLGGYWYQQITDDSGPGSGDGNRARVFALGPAVSYFEPGMPLVAFHAYKEFGARNRAQGYATALRVAYSF, encoded by the coding sequence ATGAGCAATCTAAAATCGATGCGCCGCTTCTGGAGTCCGGTCGCGCTTGCCATCGCCGTCTCCATCGCCGTCTGGGCGGGCCTGACCGCATCGCCCGCGCTTGCAACCGAAAATGGAGCCCCGACCACGCCTTTCGGTGTGTTCGAATTCGGCGCCGGCATCCTGCCGCCGCCGACGCCCTACGGCACACTCGGCCTGCGCACCAATTACTATTCGGCCAGTTCGGTCAAGGACGGTGCCGGCAACACGCGGCTGTCGGATTTCAACATGCATGTGCTGTCGCTTGCCGCCGCCTATATCAAGATGACCGAGACGCAGTTCCTCGGCGCCAATGTCGGCTTCGGCGGCGTCGTCCCCTTTCTCGATATGGGCGGGCATCTGACGGTGCCGACGCCGGGCGGGCCGCTGACCCTCGAAAGCCAGACCTTCAAGCTGGGCGACATCCAGCTGTATCCGCTCATGCTGCAATGGAGGTCGAAGTCGCTGTTCGTCAATGCGGTCGCCCAAATCCAGGCGCCGACCGGATCCTATGACGCGAACCGCCTGTTCAATCCGGGATCCAACCATTGGTCCTTCGCCCCGGTGGTCGGCGTGACCTACATCACCGAAGGCGGATTCGAGCTGTCGTCGAATTTCGAACTCGACATCAACACGGTAAACCATAAGACCGACTACCGCAGCGGCATGGAATTCAAGCACGAGTTCGCCGTCGGCCAGCATTTCGGGCCGGTCGTGGCCGGTCTCGGCGGCTATTGGTATCAGCAGATCACCGACGATAGCGGACCGGGATCGGGCGACGGCAACCGGGCGCGCGTGTTCGCGCTGGGTCCGGCGGTCAGTTACTTCGAACCCGGCATGCCGCTCGTCGCCTTCCATGCCTACAAGGAGTTCGGGGCGCGGAATCGGGCCCAGGGCTATGCGACGGCGCTGCGCGTCGCCTATTCCTTCTGA
- a CDS encoding AraC family transcriptional regulator, translating into MVTQSLIDALKGRGYAPDTLLGRFGLSEATPRDPYRDIPLRNYVAAFEAAAAYVQDGNFGLSVARNLSPLTLGPVGLLFTTAPTLGSALNGFIEYNWLVQQGTTCSMTRDGDSCIFRYRIEDKRIFPRRHDAEFSLAIVVEMMRSLAGPAWRPLEVHFEHAAPASLRTHDAVFKAPLYFNQPANELIFPARDLAISRSGVDQRVSGFVEHYLGMLRERAAPTQSLEDKVRRMASDHFPGDGCFGMESTAHALGLSPSTLQRSLRRAGESFSSIKQDKRRALTANYLTGSDLSITEIAHVLGYADGACFTRACRRWFGMTPSMYRKRHGTREPVADTAVNTE; encoded by the coding sequence ATGGTCACGCAGAGCCTGATCGACGCGCTGAAAGGCCGGGGCTACGCGCCCGACACCTTGCTCGGCCGCTTCGGATTGTCGGAAGCGACACCGCGCGACCCTTACCGCGACATTCCCCTGCGCAACTATGTGGCCGCGTTCGAAGCGGCGGCCGCCTATGTCCAGGACGGCAATTTCGGGTTGTCCGTCGCCCGCAACCTCTCACCCCTCACCCTCGGGCCGGTCGGGCTGCTGTTCACCACCGCCCCCACCCTTGGGTCGGCGCTCAACGGCTTCATCGAATACAACTGGCTGGTCCAGCAGGGCACGACCTGCAGCATGACGCGGGACGGGGACAGCTGCATTTTCCGCTATCGCATCGAGGACAAGCGGATTTTTCCCCGCCGGCATGACGCGGAGTTTTCGCTGGCCATCGTGGTCGAGATGATGCGGTCGCTGGCCGGCCCGGCCTGGCGTCCGCTGGAGGTGCATTTCGAGCATGCGGCTCCGGCCAGCCTCAGAACCCACGATGCGGTTTTCAAAGCGCCGCTCTATTTCAACCAGCCCGCCAACGAGCTGATCTTCCCCGCCCGCGATCTCGCGATTTCCCGCAGCGGCGTCGACCAGCGGGTCAGCGGTTTCGTCGAGCATTATCTGGGCATGCTGCGCGAGCGCGCGGCGCCCACCCAGTCGCTGGAGGACAAAGTCCGCCGCATGGCCTCCGATCATTTCCCCGGCGACGGCTGCTTCGGCATGGAATCGACGGCCCATGCCCTCGGCCTGTCGCCCAGCACCTTGCAGCGGTCGCTGCGCCGGGCTGGGGAGAGCTTCTCGTCCATCAAGCAGGACAAGCGGCGGGCGCTGACGGCGAATTACCTGACCGGATCGGACCTGTCGATCACGGAAATCGCCCATGTCCTGGGCTATGCCGACGGTGCCTGCTTCACCCGCGCCTGCCGCCGCTGGTTCGGCATGACTCCCTCGATGTACCGGAAGCGGCACGGAACACGGGAGCCGGTCGCCGATACAGCCGTGAATACGGAATGA
- a CDS encoding APC family permease, with the protein MSLDATAHAPNGERLSRNSIGLAHIVFFVVAAAAPLTAVVGASPAAFAFGNGAGVPGAFVLAGLLYIIFSVGFTAMSHHVGGTGAFYVYIAQGLGRHLAVGGALISLLTYSSVQIAVYALAGVFLSGMLEGHGVAVPWYGWSFAMLLLVHLCGQRNISFSGKILGVAMILEFVVLLLLDVGILFQGGGPQGLSLDNFSPSVVFGPGLGIALVFVVGSFIGFESTAIFGEEARDPAVTIPRATYVAVLLITLFYAFSTWAIAQYYGSAQIQQEAMNNKEALYFVAAEKVLGGWSVALMNGLLVLSFFACVLSFHNTLNRYFFALGREGVAWHKLAAVHPVHNSPHVAGTVQTLSAGAILLAFVLGGADGFAVVFSWMSALAVLGILAVQIMVSLAIIMYFQRNHRGEHGLLSTLVMPVLATIGLIGAFFLVTDNLELLTGSDSHIVQAFPVVVLAFGLGGLLLARVIRLCKPDLYENLGRVFD; encoded by the coding sequence ATGTCCCTCGACGCAACCGCCCATGCGCCCAATGGAGAGCGCCTGTCGCGGAATTCAATCGGACTTGCCCATATCGTTTTCTTCGTCGTCGCCGCCGCCGCTCCGCTGACCGCGGTGGTGGGGGCATCGCCCGCGGCCTTCGCCTTCGGCAACGGCGCGGGAGTCCCCGGCGCCTTCGTGCTGGCCGGGCTTCTCTACATCATCTTCTCCGTCGGCTTCACCGCCATGAGCCATCATGTCGGCGGCACCGGGGCCTTCTATGTCTATATCGCCCAGGGCCTCGGCCGGCATCTGGCGGTCGGCGGCGCGCTGATCTCGCTTCTGACCTACAGTTCGGTGCAGATCGCGGTGTATGCGCTGGCCGGCGTTTTCCTGTCGGGAATGCTGGAGGGCCACGGCGTTGCGGTGCCCTGGTACGGCTGGTCGTTCGCGATGCTCCTGCTGGTGCATCTGTGCGGCCAGCGCAACATCTCCTTCTCGGGCAAGATCCTCGGCGTCGCGATGATCCTCGAATTCGTCGTGCTGCTGCTGCTGGATGTCGGGATCCTGTTCCAGGGCGGCGGACCCCAGGGACTGAGCCTGGACAATTTCTCGCCCTCGGTCGTGTTCGGTCCGGGGCTTGGCATCGCCCTGGTCTTCGTCGTCGGGTCCTTCATCGGCTTTGAATCGACGGCGATCTTCGGCGAGGAAGCCCGCGATCCGGCGGTGACCATTCCGCGGGCGACCTATGTCGCCGTCCTGCTCATCACCTTGTTCTATGCCTTCTCGACCTGGGCCATCGCCCAGTATTACGGCTCCGCGCAAATCCAGCAGGAGGCCATGAACAACAAGGAGGCCCTCTATTTCGTCGCGGCCGAGAAGGTGCTGGGCGGCTGGTCGGTCGCGCTGATGAACGGGTTGCTGGTGCTGTCCTTCTTCGCTTGCGTCCTGTCCTTCCACAACACGCTGAACCGCTATTTCTTCGCGCTGGGCCGCGAGGGCGTTGCCTGGCACAAGCTGGCGGCGGTTCACCCGGTCCACAATTCCCCCCATGTCGCCGGGACGGTGCAGACCCTCTCTGCGGGGGCCATCCTGCTGGCCTTCGTGCTGGGCGGTGCCGACGGGTTCGCGGTGGTCTTCTCCTGGATGTCGGCGCTGGCCGTTCTCGGCATCCTGGCCGTGCAGATCATGGTTTCCCTGGCGATCATTATGTATTTCCAGCGCAATCACCGTGGCGAGCATGGCCTGCTCTCCACCCTGGTCATGCCGGTCCTCGCCACAATCGGCCTGATCGGCGCCTTCTTCCTGGTCACGGATAATCTGGAGTTGCTGACCGGCAGCGACAGCCACATCGTCCAGGCCTTCCCGGTGGTGGTGCTGGCCTTCGGGCTGGGCGGGCTGCTGCTGGCCAGGGTGATCCGGCTGTGCAAGCCCGATCTCTACGAGAATCTCGGCCGCGTCTTCGACTGA
- a CDS encoding AraC family transcriptional regulator has translation MPPPNTLSTSQRSALIRASALAPLFTHLSQYKMDIAEFLGRHGLIQGMMTDPYSRLPLAQYVRLFESAANDLTEPNLGIKLGLKIRPADIGPMGVLFSLSPTVRVGFERLSSYVKALQGGTQSTLFEVGEDLVWSYRIADATLWPRRQDAEYTLVANCQLVRSCFAQDWRPVEVHFEHAEEGDTAILQRVFRAPILFRQSGNRFVMRRDDASRIYRTEDRGLTTILEHHIADLIGQEYAEETIAEQVRALIGLYLGQKPITVETLASDLRMSSRNLQRRLAEENTSLRDLLTQHRQQMAQVYLSQKGARISEVASALGYSDETAFWRAFRRWTGVEPSAFRRDAQRDGGGAAGEADPD, from the coding sequence ATGCCTCCTCCCAATACTCTATCCACAAGCCAGAGATCGGCATTGATCCGGGCGTCTGCTCTTGCCCCGCTCTTCACTCATCTGTCCCAATACAAGATGGATATTGCTGAGTTTTTAGGCAGGCATGGCTTGATTCAGGGCATGATGACCGATCCCTATTCAAGGCTCCCTCTGGCGCAATATGTCAGGTTGTTCGAAAGCGCGGCAAATGACCTGACGGAGCCGAATCTGGGGATCAAGCTGGGTTTGAAGATCCGGCCGGCCGACATCGGACCGATGGGGGTTCTGTTCTCGCTGTCTCCCACGGTCAGAGTAGGATTTGAACGGCTCTCCAGCTATGTGAAGGCGCTGCAGGGCGGCACCCAATCGACCCTGTTCGAAGTGGGCGAGGATCTGGTCTGGAGCTACCGGATCGCCGACGCCACACTCTGGCCGCGCCGGCAGGATGCCGAATACACCCTCGTCGCCAACTGCCAGCTGGTCAGGTCCTGTTTCGCGCAGGACTGGCGGCCGGTCGAGGTGCATTTCGAGCATGCCGAGGAGGGCGACACCGCCATTCTCCAGCGCGTCTTCCGGGCCCCCATCCTGTTCCGGCAATCGGGAAACCGCTTCGTCATGCGCCGCGACGACGCTTCGCGCATCTATCGAACGGAGGACCGTGGCCTGACCACCATCCTCGAACATCACATCGCCGATCTGATCGGGCAGGAGTATGCCGAGGAAACCATCGCCGAACAGGTGCGCGCGCTGATCGGCCTCTATCTCGGACAGAAGCCGATCACGGTCGAAACGCTCGCCAGCGATCTGCGGATGTCATCCCGCAACCTCCAGCGCCGGCTGGCCGAGGAAAACACCAGCCTGCGCGACCTGCTGACCCAGCACCGGCAGCAGATGGCGCAGGTCTACCTGTCCCAGAAGGGGGCGCGGATCTCAGAAGTCGCCAGCGCGCTCGGCTATTCGGACGAGACGGCGTTCTGGCGCGCCTTCAGGAGATGGACCGGAGTGGAGCCGAGCGCCTTCCGCCGTGACGCCCAGCGGGACGGTGGTGGGGCGGCCGGCGAAGCCGATCCCGATTGA
- a CDS encoding aldehyde dehydrogenase family protein, which translates to MKIAQPDSAVEQLSPAVVDFLKAPAMVIGAGSVPALSGRTYPVHNPATGEVLAQVPAGGAEDVDAAVKAAQAAFEGPWSRLPPTQRQAAMLRLADLIEANGEELAQLETLNNGKSIMMSRLLEVQGTAEYFRYMAGWATKIEGSTLDVSIPIPPGMRYQAFTRKEPVGVVAAITPWNFPLTMAAWKVAPALAAGCTVVLKPAEETPLTSIRLAQLCLEAGIPEGVVNVVTGMGEAAGAPLVAHPGIAKISFTGSTETGKLIGVQAVRDMKRVTLELGGKAPMIMFDDMDLDLLGVATGIGSFFNTGQTCCAGVRIYAQKGVYDRVLDTISAVTRSLSIGSGLDPRHQINPLVSARHKAHVQACIARGIEQGAKPVIRGGAPADGFYVAPELFVDVRQDMALMQEEVFGPVVTVTPFDDADEAIRLANDTRFGLGASIWTTDLNKMMRYVPRIQAGTVWVNSHNLPDQNMPFGGFKQSGIGREHGRGALDNYLETKSVCVAYR; encoded by the coding sequence ATGAAAATCGCACAGCCCGACAGCGCCGTGGAGCAGCTTTCCCCAGCAGTCGTCGACTTTCTCAAGGCGCCGGCGATGGTGATCGGCGCCGGGTCGGTTCCGGCGCTCAGCGGCCGCACCTATCCGGTCCACAACCCGGCGACGGGAGAGGTTCTGGCGCAGGTTCCGGCCGGCGGCGCGGAGGATGTCGATGCCGCCGTCAAGGCGGCGCAGGCGGCCTTCGAGGGGCCGTGGTCGCGCCTGCCGCCGACACAGCGCCAGGCGGCCATGCTGCGGCTTGCCGACCTGATCGAGGCGAACGGCGAGGAGCTGGCCCAGCTGGAGACGCTGAACAACGGCAAGTCGATCATGATGTCGCGCTTGCTGGAGGTTCAGGGAACGGCCGAGTATTTCCGCTATATGGCCGGCTGGGCGACCAAGATCGAGGGATCCACCCTCGACGTGTCGATCCCGATCCCGCCGGGGATGCGCTATCAGGCCTTCACGCGGAAGGAGCCGGTCGGCGTCGTCGCGGCGATCACACCGTGGAACTTCCCGCTGACGATGGCGGCCTGGAAGGTGGCGCCCGCGCTGGCCGCCGGCTGCACCGTCGTGCTGAAGCCGGCGGAGGAGACGCCGCTCACCTCGATCCGGCTGGCGCAGCTCTGCCTGGAGGCCGGCATTCCCGAAGGCGTGGTCAATGTCGTCACCGGCATGGGCGAGGCGGCGGGCGCGCCGCTGGTCGCCCATCCCGGCATCGCGAAGATCAGCTTCACCGGCTCCACCGAGACCGGCAAGCTGATCGGCGTCCAGGCGGTGCGCGACATGAAGCGGGTGACGCTGGAACTCGGCGGCAAGGCGCCGATGATCATGTTCGACGACATGGATCTGGATCTGCTGGGAGTCGCCACCGGCATCGGCAGCTTCTTCAACACCGGGCAGACCTGTTGCGCGGGCGTGCGCATCTATGCGCAGAAGGGCGTCTACGACCGCGTGCTGGACACCATCTCCGCCGTGACACGCAGCCTGTCGATCGGCTCCGGCCTCGACCCGCGCCACCAGATCAACCCGCTGGTCTCGGCTCGCCACAAGGCCCATGTCCAGGCCTGCATCGCCCGCGGCATCGAACAGGGCGCCAAGCCCGTCATCAGGGGCGGTGCTCCCGCCGACGGCTTCTATGTCGCGCCGGAACTGTTCGTCGACGTGCGCCAGGACATGGCGCTGATGCAGGAGGAGGTGTTCGGCCCGGTCGTCACCGTCACCCCCTTCGACGATGCCGACGAGGCGATCCGGCTGGCCAACGACACCCGCTTCGGACTGGGGGCGTCGATCTGGACGACCGACCTCAACAAGATGATGCGCTATGTCCCCAGGATTCAGGCCGGGACGGTCTGGGTGAACAGCCACAATCTGCCCGACCAGAACATGCCCTTCGGCGGCTTCAAGCAGTCGGGGATCGGCCGGGAACACGGGCGCGGCGCGCTCGACAATTACCTGGAGACCAAGTCGGTCTGCGTCGCCTACCGCTGA
- a CDS encoding intradiol ring-cleavage dioxygenase yields MSGYFSEARSAETVIDRIGAGADPRLRRIMTSLITHLHGFIKDVALTEEEWEQAIGFLTETGRMCSGTRQEFILLSDVLGASMLVDAINHRTPVPATESTVFGPFHVDGAPVRQMGESISLDGKGEPCLFRGRVLDIDGNPVAGASVDVWSDNADGFYDVQQPDIQPPFNNRGVFVTGEDGRYAFRGVKPVSYPIPSDGPVGRMLAALGRHPWRPAHMHFLIGAPGFERLITHIFVAGDSYLDSDAVFGVKDRLVVDFKPADNPTEGWLAEYDFVLVRRTQ; encoded by the coding sequence ATGTCCGGTTACTTCAGCGAAGCCCGTTCCGCCGAGACGGTGATCGACCGCATCGGCGCCGGGGCTGATCCCCGTCTGCGGCGCATCATGACGTCGCTGATCACCCATCTGCACGGTTTCATCAAGGACGTCGCGCTGACCGAGGAGGAATGGGAGCAGGCCATCGGCTTCCTGACCGAAACGGGGCGGATGTGCAGCGGAACCCGGCAGGAGTTCATCCTGCTGTCGGATGTCCTGGGAGCGTCGATGCTGGTCGATGCCATCAATCACCGGACGCCGGTCCCGGCGACCGAGAGCACGGTCTTCGGACCGTTCCATGTCGACGGCGCGCCGGTCCGGCAGATGGGGGAGTCGATCAGCCTCGACGGCAAGGGCGAGCCTTGCCTGTTCCGCGGGCGTGTTCTCGACATTGACGGGAATCCGGTCGCCGGCGCCTCGGTCGATGTCTGGTCCGACAATGCGGACGGCTTCTACGACGTCCAGCAGCCGGACATCCAGCCGCCCTTCAACAACCGCGGCGTCTTCGTGACCGGGGAGGACGGGCGATACGCCTTCCGCGGCGTCAAGCCGGTGTCCTATCCCATTCCATCGGACGGACCGGTGGGGCGGATGCTGGCCGCGCTGGGGCGCCATCCCTGGCGGCCGGCGCATATGCATTTCCTGATCGGCGCTCCGGGGTTCGAGCGCCTGATCACGCACATCTTCGTTGCCGGCGACAGCTATCTGGACTCCGACGCGGTGTTCGGGGTCAAGGACCGGCTGGTCGTCGATTTCAAGCCCGCCGATAACCCGACGGAAGGGTGGCTGGCCGAATACGACTTCGTCCTGGTTCGCCGGACGCAATGA
- a CDS encoding maleylacetate reductase — protein sequence MDPLKDFTSEPRSFTYVGNPARVIFGPGTIARLPDEVDRLEAKRAMILSTPAQQDEAERLAALLGPRAVGIFPGAAMHTPVDISDYATDRARSLKADVVIAIGGGSTTGLGKAIALRTDLPQIVLPTTYAGSEMTPILGETSNGQKRTQSSPRILPEVVIYDVELTLGLPAGLSGTSGLNAIAHAVEALYARDSNPVIDALAVEAIGALAGALPAIAADPQSLAARSKALYGAWLCGVCLGSVGMALHHKLCHTLGGSFDLPHSETHTIVLPHALAYNAPAIPGAMEKLARVLGPDPATALFRIGRAVGAPAGLKDLGMPEGGIDRAADLALSNPYWNPRPLERPALRDLIARAWDGAEPLSS from the coding sequence ATGGATCCGCTCAAGGATTTCACATCGGAACCGCGCAGCTTCACCTATGTCGGCAATCCCGCCCGCGTGATCTTCGGTCCCGGAACCATCGCCCGTCTGCCGGACGAGGTCGACCGGTTGGAGGCGAAGCGGGCGATGATCCTCTCCACACCGGCACAGCAGGACGAGGCCGAGAGGCTGGCCGCCCTGCTGGGCCCGCGTGCAGTCGGGATCTTTCCCGGAGCGGCGATGCACACGCCGGTCGACATCAGCGACTACGCGACCGACCGGGCGCGCAGCCTCAAGGCCGATGTCGTCATCGCCATCGGCGGCGGATCGACCACAGGTCTCGGCAAGGCCATCGCGCTGCGCACCGACCTGCCGCAGATCGTGCTGCCGACCACCTATGCCGGGTCGGAGATGACGCCGATCCTGGGCGAGACCAGCAACGGTCAGAAGCGGACCCAATCGTCGCCCCGCATTCTGCCGGAGGTGGTGATCTACGACGTCGAACTGACGCTCGGCCTGCCGGCCGGCCTGTCCGGCACCAGCGGCCTCAATGCCATCGCCCATGCCGTCGAGGCGCTCTACGCCCGCGACAGCAATCCGGTCATCGACGCGCTCGCGGTCGAAGCCATCGGCGCGCTGGCCGGAGCGCTTCCGGCGATTGCCGCCGACCCCCAAAGTCTGGCGGCCCGCAGCAAGGCGCTGTATGGCGCGTGGCTGTGCGGCGTCTGCCTGGGATCGGTCGGCATGGCGCTGCATCACAAGCTCTGCCACACGCTGGGCGGCAGCTTCGATCTTCCCCATTCGGAGACGCACACCATCGTTCTGCCCCATGCGCTGGCCTACAACGCGCCGGCGATCCCCGGCGCGATGGAGAAGTTGGCCCGCGTTCTCGGCCCCGATCCGGCGACGGCGCTGTTCCGCATCGGCCGGGCCGTCGGCGCGCCCGCCGGGCTGAAGGATCTCGGAATGCCGGAGGGCGGGATCGACCGTGCCGCCGATCTGGCCCTGTCCAACCCCTATTGGAATCCCCGCCCCCTCGAACGTCCGGCCCTGCGCGACCTGATCGCGCGCGCCTGGGACGGGGCGGAACCGCTGTCCTCGTGA